In the genome of Chelmon rostratus isolate fCheRos1 chromosome 12, fCheRos1.pri, whole genome shotgun sequence, the window AGTGCGTAAAATTAGAAAATCAGTGCTCTTTTTCTGGtcttctgctgtgctgcattACTTTGGCTGAGCTTGGCATGCCTCAGTATGGTTAGGCATGTGGTAGAAGGTGAGGAACTAGACTATTAGTGGTGAGGAAGTTGCCttaaatgttgatgtttctgCAGCTTGGTCCAGCAGCTTTAGTGATATAAGCACCACAGCTCATGTTTGGTTCTGTTGCTGTGAGcagttgttgttgcagcttCTCTGTGTTCTGCGTCTGGAGACGACTCGGTTGGCTGGTGAGCCTTTTGTGCACTACTTTAGGGCAGCACTCATGTCAGTTCAGGTTTGCATACATTTGGTAGCTGGACTTCTGTGACGATGGAGCATTGAGTTTGCCTTGTCTAGCTGCGGTCCTCGCTGTCAGACTTGTGCTGAGCATCCTCAGATCAGCGTTTTGATGCGGGCTTTGGGTTGGGCGTTCCTGCTGATCACACCCattactgttttgtttctcaCTTTCCTGACAGAACCAGATGTATATTTCGAGGTGGGTACTGTTTTACATTGTGTCCGAAGGATATTCATacagaaaaaagcatttaactgtGCACTAGTTTTGTCATGCTATGAGTACTTACTTGCCGATTCACTGGCTTCTCTTAATAGCAGTTATCTCACTCTTAAAGGATCCAGGGTTGCTGGTTGGGGTGTTGTGTTCCTGgatattgtttttctgtgtctgttttgttggGTTGCAGGTGAACCAGGGATACAGCTGTGACTTACCTGCTCTAACTGCTAATTCAAGGCTTCTGCTCTGTAAGGTTTAaaagcctctcctcctcccagcagcaCTCTCTCTTCCACCCggtttggttttgttgtatttaatttgtctttaattacctttttaatgatgtaaataaacatattttcagttACAGTTCTTGTGTTCTCCCCTTTGTTGAGCTGGGTTGCAACAACAGTACACAATGATTTTTAGAAGTGCATTGAACCGCTCTGTGTGACTTCTCATTAATGTCACAAGCTGTCACAGCTTGACAGTTTCATAGGATACATAGTTTTTTCACAGTAAGGATAACGTCCCTCATTATAACATAGgtttatattgtgttttgttgtaaaagaaaaaaaactacacaaaGGGAATAATTTTCTAATGACCTTTATGTCTTGTTTAACCTCCTCAGACCTCCAAAATAATTCACATTACACAATCTGTAAAGAGAAAATCAGTCTCAGACATTGAGACGGTGACGGCGACACCAGCTTATGTGACTTTGTATTACAGGCTCATGGAAAACTGTTTGGGACTCTCTGGTATAATACACAGATCTGTTCGTATGTATGGTCTCTGATGGATGACAGATTTATATCCACTCGCAGCATAGATCGACATGTCGGCCAGCTGcttcaccaaacacaaagtattTGTACCCTCAATTTTTTCCCGGAGTTCATGTTAATTTTCATAATGATGCTTCCAGTTAGTTCCACACAGtttcagacagagagcaaagtcatgcattgattttttttcctggcatctgattggccaacattTTAAACAGTGCTTATGTGgacaggattttatttttcgaacagaggaggaaaaaagttttgaaaaaataCCAGCAGAGTGTGTATTTCATCTAAAATTACTTATTAGTATTTTGTTAAATGTGTCTGtagagatttgtttttaaaaatgcttatTTATATAAGTATAACTGAgatgtctgctttttttctaaatctgaTTTAATTATGTAACAAGTACTATACATAATATTTCATTTACCTTTTCCTTACTTGTCATTGTTTCTGTTATGAATGTCCCATATTATGAGTCAATGAATATGATTGTGtgaattaaattatattttgttGGGGGgaaatggattaaaaaaagatgaagtgtaaaaatacttTAAGATTATGTGAACAGATGTCAATATATTTTAGCTGTATAAGATCGCGTTTTTTCTAGTTGTGTTCTTAGGCCTGATCTAATCAGTAAATTAATTTATTCTTCTGAACTTGTTTTATAGGTTACTGCTGCTCAATTGTCTGTTGGTTCAATTGAGAATGGGCTAACCTCCAAAATGCGTTGCGCCTTCCGCCCCGTCTTTACGGTATTGTGTCATCACTTCCGTAAAACGCGCCGCTGcgttcttgtgtttttttctttgtgccaATTAGCCGCCGTTAGTTGTGAGCGGTTCACGCCAGAAACGACGACAGGCAGAAACCTCTGCGGAGTGTCTAACGATGTTGTGCAGCGTCGCCCTGCGGGCTCAGATCGCCTCTGTGATCGACGTCTTGTCCAAAGCAGCCGTGGCAGAAATCGCCAAAGTTGTGGAGGATGGCATGGTGGTGCTGCGGCTGGAAATGTGTCAGCGTGAGAGCGAGATCGAGAAGCTGAAGAACAACATCGAGGTTCTGCACAACGAGCTGAGATCGGCGCAGGAGAGAGTGACCCTGCGACCCGACCCCCGCGGCAGGGATGGTAAGATCTGACACAGACCTGAACGACCTGGGAGCAGGTCTGACCGAGGCACTCTCACATCTCATACAGCTGCTTACCATCACACTGATGCAGGACGCCAGGGGACAGAGTTTCACAGGGATGGAAATAtacaaatgtctgttttctcGACACTAGTCTGACCTTGGAGCGATACTTCACCTCAACATCTCTGTGaagctttgtctgtctgcaggggcttaaaaagaaactgaaaaagtgcCCCGTGGAGCACAACTCTCAGTGATCTCTACGACCAGTGCTAGAAAAGTGGTTGTCCAGTCCAGTTATCTGTgtagaaacaggaaaaataattaTTGAAAACAAATCCTAACAGTGGcttgcacagactttttgaagggcaggaGCGAAAaagacttcacttgagcacgcattttggcgtccaagagggcactttagcgcacgttttggcgtccaagagggcactttagcgcgcgttttggtgtccaagagggcacttaagcacgcattttggcttccaagagggcactttagcacgcattttgtcttccaagagggcactttagcacgcattttggcttccaagagggcactttagtgcgcgttttggtgtccaagagggcactttagcgtgtgttttggctcccaagagggcactttaatgcaagttttggctcccaggtttttcaacaattgggccacgagggggggggggggggttgcccacccccgcccccccccgtgcacgccactgaatCCTAAGTACCAGAGGCATCAGGGATGTATCCATGAAACATGATGTTCATACATGCTGCTTGACTGCACAGTCTTTGTATAGTTCAAATGACTTCTGTGCTGTCGTAAAGGGATTTATTGTGTCGACCCTGTGAATCAGTCTTCTTCCTGTTGCTTCCAATAGCACTGCCAAAACATTGGCAAACATGGCCATACCTAGTAATGGGATGCTCCCTGCAGAGCGGATGACGctgacccccctcctcccactcaTGTCCACCCAGCAACAAACTCATTTTTTACAATAACAACATGAAAACCATGTGGCAAAGTGATGAACccagaggtaattatcagccGAATCTGCAGCTTTGCTCGGCTTTACGGGCCTTTATGGTGAGTTTTAGCTCACAGCTCAGCTGCCTGATCCCTACATTTGCTGTTTTAGTTCACACGCCACTCTCATAACGTTGTTTTCTCCAGAAAAACACtcatcaaaaatcaaaaatcccATTTTGATTTCCCAGAGCTCACAGTGACGACTTCTAATTCCTTCTTTTGtcaaccaacagttcaaaacccacAGACTCTTCATTTGCTGtccaaaatgacaaagaaatgcagcaaatccttatatttaagaggctggaaccagcaaatgttgaACGTTTTTACTTGAAAAGTGCTGAaaacgattaattgattatcaaaatagtggTCAATTAGCTTTCTTTCGAATGACAAATGGATTAATGGACTAATCGTTGCAACAGAAAAGCTCTGTTCCAGTCGACGATGATCATTACTATTATTTTCTTCTATGAACAAATGTGTCGGAATGAAGTTATTGACCAGTTTTAATATTGATTTGACACTGATGTACCACATTAAAACACTTTGACCTATCGTTTTAAAGCTTACAGCTAATACACCGTTCTTTGACTTTATCATTTCCTTTCCACAGAGAGTCAAAGCGACGTTGCTGATGAGAGGAACTTGCTTGAGAAGGTCCACACTGATAAGGGCCAAAGCAGCCTGTCCATGCCTGAGGTGCAGGTGAAACGCGAACCTGTAGAAGAAGGAAGTGAAGAGTCCAGAGTACAGCCTGACCAGCCGGCCTTGTATGAGCAAGACGCTGCGCAGTGGAGGCCGAACACGCAAACTCAGACAGGACGCGACAACTCGGATTATTTAAATTTAGGGCGGAACTCCTTGCTGTGTCTTCCTGAAACGTCTCTGGACTCCGGCCTGGCTCCGCCCTGCAGCAGCGCCGCCGGGTTTCAGCAGAGCCCGTCCAGCCGCGGGCTTCTGGGTTACGGTCAGTACCGTAGCTCGTACAACACGGTACGCAGGAGAACGGTGAAGAGGTTGATGTTTAAGAAAGGCTTCATCTGTCCGTACTGTGGTAAATATTTTGAGCGCGCCGGGCACCTCGAGAGGCACAAAAGGATTCATACCGGAGAGAAACCGTACCGCTGCGAGATATGTGGGAGACGTTTCAATCAGAAATGCAGCCTGAAGGAGCACATGAAGATCCACAGGAGATGTAAGTAAAATGCTTCATGGTCTAAGGGTGCTTAAAAAAGCTGCAGGGAAGATTAAGAAGCACAAATCTTCCTTTAGTCAGAAACTACCTTAGCAGTTTTACACTTTGCCCTGTGACAGGTAGACTAGAGGTCCATACAAAGCAGGCTGGTCAGATGGTCAGGACCTTAAGCTGCTGGGGATTGAGTCTTGCTCAAGGACTCTTCAGGAAGGCAAGATTAGGGTTATGCTCACAGGGTCATGTGGGGTTCAAACCCCAGATCCCTGGGGTCACGGACTCTCTGCACTATTTCTGTGTATATCTAAGTTATCTGATTCTAGCTCATACAATATTAAGACTTCCCTGCAACCTTGAATAACCTTTAAATTGCTGCATGTGAAGCAATAATTTTATATCTTAATTTGAGGGTCCTCCACATCTCCTTGACACATTGGTAGCTAGTTGCATTTCTCCGAGTTATTTTAGTCCGCCGTCTTGGAGTCCTGGTTCGGTTCACAGATGGAAGTCTCTGGCTGTGACATTCCTTGGTGTCACAGTAAGCAGAGGAAAACGACAGTATGTGGTTTAGGCGAGACGACAGTAAATGGGGGATGGTGACTTAAAAGTGCCCCGCTGACAGCTGCATTCGCCCGCCCATTCCATCGGGTCAACACTGTTTGGATATTAATCACTGGGGTCATATCTCAGTTCACATCTCACTGAGTTTTCCATTAGTTTGTGCTGTCGTTTGGTTTGGACCTTAGATTTCAGTTTggttagttttagttttaagaGTTGGTTCGCtagtttcagtttagttttcGTTTTTCTTAGCGGCTATCGTTTCACAGTTTTCACTGCTTATTTTCGTTCTAATTTATGAGTTTTAGATTACGATAACAATCGAGACATTCATGCCATGCAGCAAAACCTTCAGGTGCTTCACCAATCTTTAGTTTTGTGAATCTTAGCATGCCACTCAGCTACATTAAGGGTCATTGGTGCGTATCCAGCGCAGGGCCCGCTGTCTGCAGGCTCAGGGTTTtcccatagactgtataaataGTGGACGAAGCTTCCGAGTCTGAACAGTGACGCTGAAACGCCTTAGACCTGCATTCTTcctaatggccagcaggggtcAGTGGTTGCAAAGGAAGTTTGATTgtatgtaagcttatgagaaaatgaccctactTCTCCCTTCATTTATTACCTGACTAAACATTTTCTTAACGAGTTCATGGTCTCACTCTCAAGTTTCAATTCTTCTTCaacacagcatgatgttcatttagTAAATTAGCTCCCATTTTGAATTAAGTATTAAGTAGATGATAAAGCAGGGGAAGCAgctaccttgtgattgacaagCTGCTACCACGGCATGTCCTcgggttctcagtcagatccagtCAGGATAGAGGCGTTGCATGCGTATCCTCgccagctccaccctctcctccaaATATGGTCACCTGTGGCTCCAATAAACAAAGATGGCGACGACCATAATGCCAAACCTGAGGCTTCAACGTGGTGGCCCGCAAACCAAGGGGTGATGTCACATTGGGTTTGTGCTTGGGTTTTTCCCTGAAAGTTGTTTGGAGGAGGTGGTGAACCACCCAGATTCTGATGCCTCTTTCTGTGTCCAGTTGAGTAACCGGATGACGACCTTATTGTCGCACCAGATAAACACAGTCATTGGTGTCATATCAGGGAAATGTAGAGCTTTCTTCACGATTTTACTGGATTTAGCCTCGAAGGTCGTCAGTTTTTCAAAATATCGAACTAAAACAAACGAGAGCCAATGTTGTTAAACCAGGAGAGACTACCATGTGAATAAAGCTTATTGTGATGTTGCTGTCAAACTTGGGAAAAGAGGCAGTCAATGACGAAGACCCTGGTGGCTACCAGGAAGAGCTGAGCATTATGGCACATGTATATACTGTTTTGATTAGTTGACAGAAGGATTATAATTGGTTTGGGAAAGGTCATGGGAAGACTGGGATGTAAACAGACGGACTGACTGGTTTGGGAATAAATACGTAAACTGGTATAATTAGAAGGCTACGGAGAAGTTATTGGTTGAATGCGAGgaatgttgtttgtgtgaagaaTGTTAAATTTGGATGCCTGACCGAcatacaaacctgattccaaaaaaaagttgggccgctgtgtaaaacctaattaaaacagaatgtgataacttgctgatcctttttttgacacatacgcaactgaaaaacagcacaaagacaatatatttaacatttgacctcatcagattcattgatttttgtaaatatctgcttattctgaatttgatgcagcaacacatttcgaacaagttgggacaggagcaacaaaagactgggaaagttgtggaacgctccaaaaacacctgtttggatcattccacaggtaaacaggctgattggtaacaggtgatagcatcatgattgggtatgaaaggaccatcctggaaaggctcagtggttcacaagcgaggatggagcgaggttcaccactttgtgaacacatgattgtgtaaaggagattaatacatgggctcaggaagacATTCTAAAACTGtcgtcagtaaacacagttcgtttggaaatgattgcattctgcttttatgtcAGTTTTACACGGCATCTCAGCTTTTTCgtaatcagggttgtatttgaCTGCACCATAtgtttaaaagttttaaaagcttttttgaCTTCTCACTGTAGATGTGGGTCGGGGAAATTCTTCTGATGACTGATTCTCTCCACAAACAGCTCTTCTGCCCAGACCGGTGGAGATGCACGTGGGCGAACAGAAGCACATCGCAGAGGTGAATCCGTGTCCTGATACTCATCGGCCGGAGGAAGAGAGCCAGATCAAAGCTGAGGATGGCTCAGCTGAGAATGAAGGCATTTTCACGACACCCGTACACGTCAAATCTGAGCCTGCGGAGGAGAATATCGCACAACCGATGTTTCATGGAGGAAACGAGCAGCCAGCGGAGGTAGCAGACAGCCTGAGTGAGAACTTCACAACGTTTGAGAGGGACAGCCAGCAGTGGATGTCCAGATTACAAggacagaacaacacagagatgAGCAGTGCAGAGTATCTCGGCAGCTCAGCGCAGAGTATGGCGTCCTTCCCGGGTGTCGCTCAGTTGCTCCCGCCACCGGTCGAAGCTTCTGGCAGCACGTTCTCCTTCCCGGGGAAGCCATATGGGGAACTCAAAAACAGCATGATCTCCCAAACACCGTATGGATCCTCAGACACGCTGATGATACCAGGTGAAGCAGGCTTGCACGGGATGGCGGCAGCTACGCTGAATCACCACCAGGAGAGAGCAACCAGCTCTTTTCAGATGATCAAACCAAAGAAATGCTTCATCTGCTCGTACTGCGGCAAGGTCTTCAAGCGCGCCGGCCACCTTGAAAGACACCTACGGATTCACACTGGGGAGAAGCCGTACGGCTGCCATATCTGCGGCAGGTGCTTCAATCAGAAGAGCAGCCTCAAGGGCCACATGAGGACGCACAGAAATGGTGAGAAACAAGCGATGGCATTCCTAGACAAGATACCGACTACGACTGGAGCtagcagttattttcattaaatgattaatctgaTCATTTGATCCAGACAAGTCCAAGTAACCACATTCAGTTagcttattttgtccaacccaaaatgctaaatgttcagtttactatcattGGAAAGCGCGTAAACCGGcatatattcacatttgagaagatGGATCTGCTGATTTTTATGTCAGATGTAAGAAATGACGACGTCCAAAGGCGACAGTTGGTtttacaaactgaaacaaagtgGATTCTCTAAATTATGGAAATGCTGGATAGAAATATCTTGTCAATGGATATGTTTTAACATATTATATGTTCACATATTATATTTAACTAAATCAACTTTCtataatgaacataaaaataacaatgaatcaatcaaGAAAGCACAGTTTTCggactgcagtgaaaatgttctttttcaaAGGCTAACAGACGGCAACAAAAGCAGAATATTTCATTAGACAGAAATATGttgtaatgtttgtattttGCAAATGATTATTTGTTCTCAACACATTTTGACTTTTGgactttatttactgtgacACTGGAGTTATTGGAAATTGGATTAGATGAGACAGAAACAATGCAGCCACCACTGGAATGTAATTCTACTTATAGTATCATGCTAATAATAGTGTAGCCTAAACTttatctgcaactgtgcagaaacaAAGGTTTGAACTATTCAGCACAGCCCTAGTAAATGATC includes:
- the LOC121615245 gene encoding zinc finger protein 813-like isoform X1, with translation MLCSVALRAQIASVIDVLSKAAVAEIAKVVEDGMVVLRLEMCQRESEIEKLKNNIEVLHNELRSAQERVTLRPDPRGRDESQSDVADERNLLEKVHTDKGQSSLSMPEVQVKREPVEEGSEESRVQPDQPALYEQDAAQWRPNTQTQTGRDNSDYLNLGRNSLLCLPETSLDSGLAPPCSSAAGFQQSPSSRGLLGYGQYRSSYNTVRRRTVKRLMFKKGFICPYCGKYFERAGHLERHKRIHTGEKPYRCEICGRRFNQKCSLKEHMKIHRRSLLPRPVEMHVGEQKHIAEVNPCPDTHRPEEESQIKAEDGSAENEGIFTTPVHVKSEPAEENIAQPMFHGGNEQPAEVADSLSENFTTFERDSQQWMSRLQGQNNTEMSSAEYLGSSAQSMASFPGVAQLLPPPVEASGSTFSFPGKPYGELKNSMISQTPYGSSDTLMIPGEAGLHGMAAATLNHHQERATSSFQMIKPKKCFICSYCGKVFKRAGHLERHLRIHTGEKPYGCHICGRCFNQKSSLKGHMRTHRNGENADVPEPHQLTFTMPDNEPLKNLAEPKTEPPALEEPLPSATYSEPVGEQTVTVKLEPNGEDFQTLSQAATDEGTGAPHHSQLWTSGMEKSDDAAEPNICVLLHDVKFHLSPAAGAAGEQQGYTSQIKELSFLDHKEKEEMLTSDQYSVMGMPLRSTDMTLVPELQEQHMTQDVAVNEYAAVSDRTHEGGVFEFNMTAPGDRGGNCGEDAARQNCFICSVCGQRFDSFSLFQRHQCKNVTEQSFGCKICGKVFNQMSILKLHLKLHVE
- the LOC121615245 gene encoding sal-like protein 1 isoform X2: MLCSVALRAQIASVIDVLSKAAVAEIAKVVEDGMVVLRLEMCQRESEIEKLKNNIEVLHNELRSAQERVTLRPDPRGRDESQSDVADERNLLEKVHTDKGQSSLSMPEVQVKREPVEEGSEESRVQPDQPALYEQDAAQWRPNTQTQTGRDNSDYLNLGRNSLLCLPETSLDSGLAPPCSSAAGFQQSPSSRGLLGYALLPRPVEMHVGEQKHIAEVNPCPDTHRPEEESQIKAEDGSAENEGIFTTPVHVKSEPAEENIAQPMFHGGNEQPAEVADSLSENFTTFERDSQQWMSRLQGQNNTEMSSAEYLGSSAQSMASFPGVAQLLPPPVEASGSTFSFPGKPYGELKNSMISQTPYGSSDTLMIPGEAGLHGMAAATLNHHQERATSSFQMIKPKKCFICSYCGKVFKRAGHLERHLRIHTGEKPYGCHICGRCFNQKSSLKGHMRTHRNGENADVPEPHQLTFTMPDNEPLKNLAEPKTEPPALEEPLPSATYSEPVGEQTVTVKLEPNGEDFQTLSQAATDEGTGAPHHSQLWTSGMEKSDDAAEPNICVLLHDVKFHLSPAAGAAGEQQGYTSQIKELSFLDHKEKEEMLTSDQYSVMGMPLRSTDMTLVPELQEQHMTQDVAVNEYAAVSDRTHEGGVFEFNMTAPGDRGGNCGEDAARQNCFICSVCGQRFDSFSLFQRHQCKNVTEQSFGCKICGKVFNQMSILKLHLKLHVE